Proteins found in one Odontesthes bonariensis isolate fOdoBon6 chromosome 11, fOdoBon6.hap1, whole genome shotgun sequence genomic segment:
- the LOC142391808 gene encoding FUN14 domain-containing protein 1 isoform X1 → MATVDQREGQEDPESEDEVYEVVDLTEYARRHQWWSRVFGSNSGPIAEKYSVATQIMMGGVTGWCAGYVFQRVGKIAATAIGGGFLLLQIANHSGYVQVDWKKVEKDVNKAKKHLKKKANKAAPEINTFIEEVKATDFIKRNIVMSSGFVGGFFLGLAS, encoded by the exons ATGGCGACGGTGGACCAGAGAGAAG GTCAGGAGGACCCGGAAAGCGAAGATGAGGTTTACGAGGTTGTGGATCTGACAGAGTATGCCCGGAGGCACCAGTGGTGGAGCAGGGTGTTTGGGAGCAACTCTGGCCCGATTGCTGAGAAGTATTCCGTGGCTACTCAGATCATGATGGGAGGGGTGACTGGATG GTGTGCTGGCTACGTCTTCCAGAGAGTTGGGAAGATAGCAGCTACTGCCATTGGTGGAGGGTTCCTCCTCTTACAG ATTGCCAATCACAGCGGCTACGTGCAGGTGGACTGGAAGAAGGTGGAGAAGGACGTGAACAAAGCAAAGAAGCACCTCAAGAAGAAAGCCAACAAAGCAGCCCCTGAAATAAACACATTCATTGAGGAGGTAAAG GCCACAGATTTTATAAAGAGGAACATCGTCATGTCCAGCGGATTCGTCGGTGGCTTCTTTCTTGGATTGGCCTCCTAA
- the LOC142391808 gene encoding FUN14 domain-containing protein 1 isoform X2, protein MATVDQREGQEDPESEDEVYEVVDLTEYARRHQWWSRVFGSNSGPIAEKYSVATQIMMGGVTGWCAGYVFQRVGKIAATAIGGGFLLLQIANHSGYVQVDWKKVEKDVNKAKKHLKKKANKAAPEINTFIEEATDFIKRNIVMSSGFVGGFFLGLAS, encoded by the exons ATGGCGACGGTGGACCAGAGAGAAG GTCAGGAGGACCCGGAAAGCGAAGATGAGGTTTACGAGGTTGTGGATCTGACAGAGTATGCCCGGAGGCACCAGTGGTGGAGCAGGGTGTTTGGGAGCAACTCTGGCCCGATTGCTGAGAAGTATTCCGTGGCTACTCAGATCATGATGGGAGGGGTGACTGGATG GTGTGCTGGCTACGTCTTCCAGAGAGTTGGGAAGATAGCAGCTACTGCCATTGGTGGAGGGTTCCTCCTCTTACAG ATTGCCAATCACAGCGGCTACGTGCAGGTGGACTGGAAGAAGGTGGAGAAGGACGTGAACAAAGCAAAGAAGCACCTCAAGAAGAAAGCCAACAAAGCAGCCCCTGAAATAAACACATTCATTGAGGAG GCCACAGATTTTATAAAGAGGAACATCGTCATGTCCAGCGGATTCGTCGGTGGCTTCTTTCTTGGATTGGCCTCCTAA
- the cenpl gene encoding centromere protein L: protein MERPHTSVTRTPLTSVVVQRRSKSRSYRQSLRSCLGAASRLGLTPGLTARRLNTSRKAPKSHNIKDKVNPEHLALLVKTEWQLCYVTPLYQFSHTQLKSYARQLSAFIVAEKQQGLAVEVGGPQNSYKVSLSVVQGMAEADNDAETVLIQIHSKPLFARQDEPQRSVWSGLLTCIHGNPEYLESLPKDFTCLPLFGSRGAEDLSSLVKSWFQRTFDCCFSPLEISPTSLQWLTALWTNCHTEANIQHLKMLWTLPVVPPLQVAYTINAHDAWELWSNVRKDSLEKGEGAEEEGCIDIEEVVRFMQGLKSHFYRHFRLDLSAGVLNQVSTALGSAKSSGRIKISSSRYVITTLTLLTECALLKMPI from the exons ATGGAGAGACCTCATACAAG TGTGACGAGGACTCCTCTCACCAGTGTTGTAGTTCAGCGGAGGAGCAAAAGTCGGAGTTACCGGCAGTCGTTACGCAGCTGCTTAGGTGCCGCCTCGAGGCTCGGCCTGACTCCAGGGCTGACAGCTCGGAGACTCAACACCAGCAGGAAAGCTCCAAAGTCGCATAATATAAAG GATAAAGTGAATCCTGAGCACCTGGCCTTGTTGGTGAAAACAGAGTGGCAGCTGTGCTACGTTACCCCTCTCTACCAGTTCAGCCACACGCAGCTAAAGAGCTATGCAAGGCAGCTGTCTGCGTTTATCGTGGCAGAGAAGCAGCAGGGTTTGGCAGTGGAGGTGGGGGGACCACAGAACAGCTACAAAGTCTCCCTATCTGTGGTCCAGGGGATGGCAGAGGCAGATAATGACGCCGAGACTGTCCTCATCCAG ATCCATTCAAAGCCATTGTTTGCCAGGCAGGATGAGCCACAGAGGTCAGTTTGGAGCGGCTTGCTGACGTGCATTCATGGCAACCCTGAATACTTGGAATCGCTCCCGAAAGACTTCACTTGTCTGCCGCTCTTTGGCAGCCGAGGGGCTGAAGATCTCTCCTCTTTGGTCAAATCCTGGTTCCAGAGGACATTCGACTGCTGCTTTTCCCCCCTGGAAATCAGCCCCACCAGCCTACAATGGCTCACAGCATTATGGACTAACTGTCACACAGAGGCCAACATCCAGCATCTGAAAATGCTTTGGACTCTTCCAGTTGTGCCGCCACTACAAGTAGCCTACACCATTAACGCCCATGATGCGTGGGAGCTGTGGAGCAATGTGAGAAAGGATTCTCTGGAGAAGGGCGAGGGAGCAGAGGAGGAAGGCTGTATTGACATTGAGGAGGTGGTGAGGTTCATGCAGGGGCTCAAGAGTCACTTTTACAGACACTTCAGGCTGGATCTGTCAGCCGGGGTCCTGAACCAGGTGTCTACAGCTCTGGGATCAGCTAAATCAAGCGGCAGGATTAAG ATCTCCAGCAGCAGATACGTGATCACCACCCTGACACTGCTGACAGAATGTGCCCTCCTCAAAATGCCCATCTGA